GTTTAACTTTCTCTTCTGAAAGAACCACGACTCTTTCCGAGTGAAGTGATTTCATGAATCGTTTTTCTTTGACAGATCTGAGGTGTTTCACTGCCTCTGCCGGATCGGGGGTGTGGGGAGTGACACTCTGTGTGATGCACGGGAAGCTACAGACACAGatgcaggaggggggggggagtggaaaTCACAAGCGATGACATCACGAGGGCTCAGAACTGGATCCAGTCGGGGGAGTTCTGTGGTTGAGATGCAGTTGGAACAgagctgaaaacacaaagtcctGATCTTagggttttttttctctatgtattttaatttttcatgtTGACTTTTCCTACAACAAACTACAGAGCAAGTTCTTCCTCTCAGGCGGTGATCGAGGATTCAAGACACAGTTTAACGTGAAAATGATTGACAGCAATGTAAACTACAATATGTGCTTGTCCACATCCTTCTGTCCAGAAAGTGCAGGAGTTGTAATGTTTACCTTGCAGGAGCAGAGAAGTCTCCCCACACATCTGAACTCGGGTTGGACTGAACCACTGTGTTGCAGTTGCTGCTGTCGAGCTCCAGGAGGCAGcctgacagagaggaggagaacagaggaggagaacagaggaggaggtcagaggaggaggtcagaggaggagagcagaggaggagagcagaggaggagagcagaggaggaggtcagaggaggaggtcagaggaggagagcagaggaggagagcagaggaggaggtcagaggaggagagcagaggaggaggtcagaggaggaggtcagaggaggagagcagaggaggagagcagaggaggagatcagaggaggagatcagaggaggagagcagaggaggagagcagaggaggagagcagaggaggaggtcagaggaggagagcagaggaggaggtcagaggaggaggtcagaggaggagagcagaggaggagagcagaggaggaggtcagaggaggaggtcagaggaggaggtcagaggaggagagcagaggaggagagcagaggaggagagcagaggaggaggtcagaggaggagagcagaggaggaggtcagaggaggagaacagaggaggagagcagaggaggagagcagaggaggaggtcagaggaggagagcagaggaggagagcagaggaggaggtcagaggaggagagcagaggaggaggtcagaggaggagagcagaggaggagagcagaggaggaggtcagaggaggaggtcagaggaggagagcagaggaggaggtcagaggaggagaacagaggaggagagcagaggaggagagcagaggaggagagcagaggaggaggtcagaggaggaggtcagaggaggagagcagaggaggaggtcggaggaggagagcagaggaggagagcagaggaggaggtcagaggaggaggtcagaggaggagagcagaggaggagagcagaggaggagagcagaggaggagagcagaggaggaggtcagaggaggagatcagaggaggaggtcggaggaggagagcagaggaggagagcagaggaggaggtcagaggaggaggtcagaggaggagagcagaggaggagagcagaggaggagagcagaggaggagagcagaggaggaggtcagaggaggaggtcagaggaggagatcagaggaggaggtcagaggaggagagcagagggggagatcagaggaggagagcagaggaggaggtcagaggaggaggtcagaggaggaggtcggaggaggagagcagaggaggagagcagaggaggagagcagaggaggagagcagaggaggagagcagaggagagcagaggagagcagaggaggagagcagaggaggagagcagaggaggagagcagaggaggagagcagaggaggagagcagaggaggaggagagcagaggaggagagcagaggaggagagcagaggaggagagcagaggaggagagcagaggaggagagcagaggaggaggtcagaggaggagagcagaggaggagatcagaggaggagagcagaggaggagagcagaggaggaggtcagaggaggagagcagaggaggagagcagaggaggagagcagaggaggagagcagaggaggagagcagaggaggaggtcagaggaggagagcagaggaggaggtcagaggaggaggtcagaggaggaggagagcagaggaggaggtcagaggaggagagcagaggaggaggtcagaggaggaggtcagaggaggagagcagaggaggaggtcagagcttctggagagcagaggaggaggtcagagcttCTGGAGAGCAGATCCCACACGGACACACATTCTTTCAAGCTGCAGGTTCAATTTCATTTACTCCGTTCGTCCACATGAAGTCTCACGCTGGCTCTGATCACTGTTATGAAGCCTGAACGTACAGTAGTTGCATGGAGGTGCTGACTACCTGTTGCTGTGTCTCCTGTCTGAGGGACGCTGTTGTGATTGGATGAGcctgacggaggaggaggggctatCTTGCCTCCAGGTGGTGGCGGGAGGAGTCCAAACCCACCTGAGCTCAGTGGGCGGGGTTTATCCCTTTTTTTACCTTGCTGGTGacggagaaaagaaagaaattgatTACCTCCgattttttattctgttttaaaagCTACGTTTACAAAACAGGAAACTGGGACCGGCTCAATTCCTTGAGCTTCATCTAAGGTTAAAATGCataaagatatttttaaaaaagcagatGAAAGTCATGCATAATTTATGATTTGTTTCAACTGTAAAACTGCTCAATAAAATATTGTTATCTTCTACATTCTTCTGCTGATTCTGAATACATTTTGAGAAATAAGGAAAATCTTGATGTTTGGACGTCGTTTGTCTCTCACCCCAATGTTGAGTGTGATGGTCTGTCCCTCCTTGAAGCCCAAGTCCAGTTTAGGTCCTGAATCCCCGAGCTGGGAACTCTTACGGAGTTCAATCTCCTGTTTGACCCATCTGTAGGGAgtggcacacagacacacacacacacggacacacacaatcagcaaggacacacagataaataatgCATCTCAGCCGTTTGTAGCACAACTTTGATGAGTGAATGTATCTCTGAAGGAAATACCACAGCTCAGTATCAGAACACGTCTTACTTGAAATGATCCTGCAAAGACACGTTAAAGTCGAAGGCGTCTCCTCGGTCCCCGAAGCCGACTCCGATGAAAGCACTGCGACCTGAGGACAAGGCAGGAACACGAAACCCCCCCCCGTGTTTAACAACGTTGGGATTTAGGCATCATTCGTAAAGGTTTTCTCATCCTCACCGTTGTCGTCCTGTATCCGCAGAACAAAGTATCTGCTGGAGTCGCTGACTGTTTCCACGGTGACGCCGGGATACTCCTCGACCGGAGCCTGAGCAAACAGCTCACCTGCAGCAACCAGGAAAACTAACCGTGAACAGAACATTACATCTTTTCATCCTGTTTTATCTGATCCAGGTGAGAGTTGAGAGGCCAAGATTTTTATTCAGGATTCACCAAAAGATGAGCAGCGAAGTTGGAAACGTCAGCCGAGGAAATATCACTTAATGAAGGTTTAAGTTTCATAACGATAAAGTGTCACCTGAGATTTTGTCCTCCAGTTTGATGTAAGCCACTTTGCCCTTGGCTGTGATCCTCATTCGACCCGACCAGTCCGGAGCATCGAGCTTCCAGTCCGCCGCCCTGCAGAGATGGGATGATTCCAACACATCAGGGTTAGAGTCACTATCGATTCATGTGCTGATTGTTTTCCCTATTGATCGCTTGGTGTTATATCTGTGGAGTCGATCTCTATTGATTCTGTAAGGGAAGAGATGAATAACAAAACCCTGCGGTCAACTGGGTTTCACAAGTTGAGCTGCgacaaatattacaaaaaaaaatacaaaaatacactttataACAGAGATGTTAATTTATGCAACAACAATATCTAGTTCTCAGTTCTACAATATAGTGACATgctgccaaacaggaagtgattctgtgaatgttgttgccatgacggagATCAGGGGTCAGACTGatgtggtgaaataaaaataatcaaatgataACAATGACCTGGAAGTGAATTTGACCCCCTGAAGGATCACTGTAGTGCACAATCCCTCCCATGGTGcttattgtatttttcatatttcagttgtttcctatttttataattcttatatttatactttCACAAATACACAGGCATCATTCGTGcatgtgtaaacctgcttggTGAAATGaatcctgattctgatttacATTGTGTTATTAACATTGTGACACACAATCTTTTCTGATTTAGTTCACATTTAATAATCCTAGatatcaaataataaaacacatattctcttcaaccacacacacacacagtgcagtgtaagtttattttgaaaagacttctGGACTCGAACGTGTGAGCTCAGGTTGGATCCTGGCTGTGGTGCAGTCCTGGCTCACCGCCCCAGTACATGACGGTTTCCCGGTAACATCTGAAACACCGAACCGTTAAACCGGGtctacacaaaacaacacacacacacacacacacacacacatgacatgaGGCCGGTGTTCGATCCTCGTACTGATAAAACGTGTCGTTACAACCCGGTGAAAGTGACACACCCGCACCGAGGACATCGAACACCGTCACGCAACGTGCTGGCGGTTCCCGGTTCTTCGCGGTTCTCACCTGTACGCGCGGTTCGATGCCCGCGGCGGGATCCGGTAAACGTGCACCTCGGGTTTCACGCACAGGATGGACTCGTACTCTCCCTCCGCCGCCATCTTGGCTCCAGTGTTATTGATTTGGGAGTATAGTGACTCATTTattcaacgtgtgtgtgtgtcactgtgtgtgtgtgactgtgtgtgtacatttgcagATATATGCCAGATTTCATATTACAGAATAAAGTTCCTTGGTTTTCTAAGGGAAGAAAACAACATGCAAGTTggtttgaatatatatatattttgcaaGAAGAATATAATCAAGAATGTTTTGAGGAAGTCAGAGCTGCCAGAGTttttattatgtaaaaaaaattgtatttattttccagtATCAGAAGAAATGATGCAGGATTGGTTGTGATTATtggatatttgatattttaaataataataaattaaatctgtCATAAAGGGGTTTGTGGATTAACAGCCAGTGTCGCCAGATTTGATATCATAGATACATGTTTTCTTACctttccagtgtcagaataaaACATGGTTGGAATAAATGGGTTTTAATTGCAGGTCTGTTTATTTCCAACCAGTTTTACCATCTTTTATGTTTCCAAAACAATTTTAAAGAATCAGAATAAAATATTCAGGAATGGTTGAAATAATATGTATAAATAGATGTTTAAGATAGAATACACATttagtaaataagtaaataaataaataaaatgagtcGTGAGGGGGTGTGGATTTTGCAGCCAGTGTTGCCAGATTCGACTATTTTTTACTGTTACTGTTGTTTACtaatattatatgatattattattacagtcCAACATCTAACATAGACTAACACCAATATCTCAATAAACAAATCATCAATAAATccatattgtgtttatttgcagcAGAAAACTCCTCTGGGTCCTTGTCATCATGTTACACGTCCTGGGAAACTTTACAATTTTAATATGAACTCATCTCAAATACTTAGAATGAAAAATGGATCGAATCTCGCTTGATATGAATTCAATGTTTGCAGGATCTCGGCTCTTCTTCGCTGGTTTCCCTCCCTCGGATCTGGCAACCCTCCGCTCTCAGGTGCTGAAAACAGCGGAAGCGGAAGTGGCTGCGTCGCGTCGTCTCCTCGAAGGTTCCTGAAGATCCCCTCGGCGGTAAGCGTCTCTCACTTCACTGTAAACACACGGTTCTGACCCGGGGGGACACTGGAGGACAGAGGGCGACCTTCTGGACAGAAACCAGCGGCCTCGTCTCGTCTCAAACCCGGGGACACTGTTTGCTAAGGTCCGCTACTCAAGCTAAGTGCTGCTAGCTTGATAGCGAAGCTAGCTCGTTAGCCGTGTTGACGTCCGCTGCTCGTCGCTGTCCATGGTCCTGAAACACGGAGCTCCAAACACACGTTGTTAGCGAGCACgacgacacacagacacacacagacacacacactaactcacacacggacacactgtttatcctgctgctgtgtgaacGAGGCTTTAGCTCAGATTCTCACCCACTAGCCCCAGGATGCAGGCAGCAAGCTAGCTTGTAGCTTAGCCGCAGAGCTAACGCAGAGGAGGATCTGTCGCAGTGGAGGAGGACCCCTGTCCcttctgtcccatctgtcccttCTGTCCCTCTGCAGCTGCGGGGacattttcctctttgtccCCAAAACACTCACTATGTTCTCCTTATgcacaaacactttaaacatgatGTCTCACGTCTTATCTATTGTCAATATCTCCATTAGCACATACTTCTTTCTATCCTACTGCAGTAAACCTGTTCTTGACTTATATTGACCTTTAATTATTCTTATTGactgttttgtttattattcttgactgttttgtttgctatctatcgatctatctctTAAATGATATATATTGCAATCTGTCTTAAATagcattcacacagtgcatctatgtgaaGCACTTTCTCTCACACGACCATCTATGGCAATATAGTTTCCAGTCAGTGGGAGATTCGCTCTTTCTTCTGAGCCACAGTTTCCCGTGGCGTCCTGTCCGTCCTGGATTTTCTTTGGTCCTCACCCAAGTTTAgcgtgaaggacagaggatgagaATACAGGCTGTACAAGCAAAGTGTTATTGCTTGATATGCAAAATGACTTGTTTGCCATTGTCGCCTCAGCTCTTTTCTTAAATGTGGACTGGTGCCTTCTTGCAGCGCCCGGATCTGGTTTCTGACCTCCTGAGACAAGCCAGTGCGATCAGACAGCACAGCAGGATGAACGCTCACTGATCCAGGATCTGCCAGCAACTCAACAACCAGACTCTCACAGCACATTCAGGCGTAACGTAAAGGTACAAGGGGTTGGATGTGGaactttctgtttctgtcttccAAGCCTTCGAGGTTGCAGcattgtttacatgttttttctGAGCAGATCGTGGTGGTTTGattccccacccccccctcagacACAATGACGTCCTCTATGCTTCGGCGACAGCTAAAGAACCTGGTCCAGAACTACTCTGAGGCTGAGGTCAAGGTACGAGAAGTTAGATTCTTTAATCTTTTTGTATAAAGTTATCTGAATCAGTGCGTAaattatttttgctgtatgaCTCAAGATGTAATTTTTAAGTGTTCTTGTATTGTGAAAATGAATCTCACCTCCTGTTATTACATTAAATATTGAACAACACATGTGGAAAAAGCTAAATTTGAATATATTCCTTTGGTTTTGAGGAATTGATTTAAGTTTCTACAACATCGAAGGCATTCATTTCTCAGAGGTGCAGATAGATTTCTTGCCAAAATGCTGATCTGATAGCACACAACCAATAACACCCTTGCAAAACTGATTACTAATCATTTTCAGTGACAAGGTGAAGGAGCTGCACTGCTGCCAAACCCTCACGGACTCCAGCGTCTGTTTTCTCTTCACAAGCTGACATCACCAGCTTTCAGGCTGACAACACTCTGCACTGCCTGACTTTGCTTCTTTTGCAGGTGAGAGAGGCCACGTCTAACGACCCATGGGGCCCATCCAGCACTCAGATGGCCGACCTCTCTGACCTGACCTACAACGTGGTGGCCTGCAACGAAATCATGACCATGCTCTGGAAACGGCTGAAAGACGACAAGAACTGGAGACACATCCACaaggtgaggaagagggagggagagtaacgcttcaaccctaaccctaaccctttactTTGTGTTCAATCCATGTTTTAACAGCCTCTTCCCTTCCATCATTATGGATGTGATGTAGTCCATTAAATGTCAATGTATTTATAGGATCAGATCATTTTCAAGTAcagcaatttgttttttatttttcaaagccAACTAAGTGTCTCAAGTGCTAAAGCTGTGTTGTTCTTTAAGTTTTTACTTGTGCAAACATTACAAACGATCTGTGGAAACCCACGATAGTCAGACACGGTTATAACATGGGTTTATAAATGGAAGATCGATTCAATAGAAAGCATAAGTGAGCAGTAACCTGAGCAcatacagcagcagagaaattaAACTTTCATCAGAGGTTTTCTCAGATCACGTCTGAAGGTGAAGGACACTGTTAGGCCAATGTCCAATAAGTAATAAGAGCTCAGAATCATTCTGCTGTGTCAGTAGAACACTGGAGACATCTGCATTGGAGACACTGATAGACTCATAAATGGAAAAGTTGTGATGGTCTGTTGTGGTACTTTGTTGTGTGATAAGTCTTCATGTATCATTTGACCTTGTATCCAGTGAATTcccaaatccaaaacaaaacaaaaaagaaactgtATCGATTGccagtttattttattgtcaGCCATACGCTTGTCATAAATTTGTCTCTTGtcgtgtttttttccccacactAGTCCCTGACACTGCTGGAGTATCTGTTAAAGACTGGTGACGATCGTGTGCTTCTGAAAATGAAAGACAGCATCTACATCGTCAAAGCCCTCACAGAATACCGCTTTGTGGAAAAAGATGGCAAAGATCAGgtgattcatgtttaattagCTTCCTTTTAAATGGTTGTGCATGCTATTTATTAGTATCACATTATTGGCACAAATATATCCATGTCATCATTCTCCTTTACGTGTCGAAGCCAGAATCAGAATGAGATATCTAATATGAGTCTATCTGTCCCAGGGTGGGACCGTGAGAGAGAAGGCCAAGGTCGTCCTTGTTCTAATGGAGGACGATGAGAAGCTAAAGGAGGAAAGAGACTTTGCCGTGAAGACCAGAGAGAAGACATCAAAAGGCGCTGGAGGTGAGACCTTCTGTCTTAAAGTATCACTgctgaatccccccccccttttactTCCAACTCTCTGATTCTTTGTGATTCTTTCTAACCAGCCTCGTCCTCGGATGTCGTGAAGGATCCTAGCTACACGCCGTGCTATGTCGCTGGGGCCTCAGGTCTCCCGTCATTAGACAACATCCCCTCAGTGGCTGACCTGACCGCTTCCTTCACCGCCCGCAAAGAGGAACGGATTCGTCAGGAAACGGAGAAGAAAGAAACGGAGAGAAGGGTGAGTTTGTTTTCAGAACAAGTCACTCAGATGTAGCAAGTGGATGGATTTGCACAAACTCGACACTAATATTATGCAATTCTGTCTGAAGAGCGACTTCAACAACATTCATTGAATCAAATACCAGACGCAACTTAAATTCAACGATTTAAGTTGATAAAGAAGTGCTTGTGCTtacttactttttaatgttATATTCTAGGCTAAGCTGAGTGACGATGAGCTGAAATGGGAAGACGCAGGCAAAGACACAAACGTCAAAGTTGTTGCTcggaaagaagagaaggaagcaaaggaagagaaagaggaggtgaagccaGGTCCGTGGGGAGCGCCCAAAGAACCTAAAGAGGCCACAGATCCATGGGGCAAACCCACAACACCGGACACCCCTGAAAAAGCAGCTAGCAGTGATCCTTGGGGGGGTTCGACTGAAGCTGATGATCAATTTGCAGCACCTAAAACGGATGAGGATCCATTTGCTGCACCAAAGAATGGAGAAGATCCTTTTGTAGCTTCGCCAGATGAACAATATCCATTCAACGCCACAGAAGACGAGAAGGATCAATTTGCTGCTAAAAAAGATAAAGCAGATCCCTTTAGTTCGTCCAACAAGGATCCTTTCAACGCCCCAAAAGACGATCCCTTCAACGCCCCAAAAGACGATCCCTTCAACGCCCCAAAAGACGATCCCTTCAACGCCCCAAAAGACGATCCCTTCAACGCCCCAAAAGACGATCCCTTCAACGCCCCAAAAGACGATCCATTCAACGCCCCAAAGGACGATCCTTTCAATTCTCCAAAAGACGATCCCTTCAACGCCCCAAAGGACGATCCTTTCAATTCTCCAAAAGACGATCCCTTCAACTCTGCAAAAGATGATCCCTTCAACTCTCCCAAGGACGATCCCTTCAACGCCCCAAAAGACGATCCCTTCAATTCTCCAAAAGACGATCCCTTCAATTCTCCAAAAGACGATCCCTTCAATTCTCCAAAAGACGATCCCTTCAATTCTCCAAAAGACGATCCCTTCAACGCCACGAAAGACGATCCCTTCAACGCCCCAAAAGACGATCCCTTCAACGCCCCAAAAGACGATCCCTTCAACGCCCCAAAAGACGATCCCTTCAATGCTTCTAAAGACGATCCCTTCACTGCACCAGCATCAACACCCCCTAAGGAAGATCCTTTCTCTGCACCGCCGAAACCCGCTCAAGAAGACCGCTTTGCTGCACCAACAGCTCCGCCCAAAGAGGATCCTTTCTCTGCACCATCAAAGCCTCCAGAAGCCGATCCCTTTGGTtctccagcaacaacaacaacaccacctCAAGAGGATTCTTTCTCTGCATCATCCCAACCGACTAAAGATGATACCTTCTCTGCACCAACAACACCCCCCAAAGAGGACCCATTCCCATCTAGTGCACCAAAGAATGATGCCTCAGATCCCTTTGGTTCTCCTGCTGCCACCTCCCCCCAGGAAAGTGCAGCTGCGTGGGGGGGCCTTGCCAGCTCTCCACCGGCCACTGTGTCCGACCCCTGGGAGACACCATCGACTCCAAAGGAAGCAAACAGTGGAGATCCTTGGGGAGATGATGCAACTGTGACCTCAGCCACTAGTAATTCTGATCCATTCGGGGATGCATCCCAACCGGACAATGACCCATGGGGAGCCCCAGGTAAGAACTGAACAAATGCTTCAGACTTGTTCTTAGAAAGTCGGGATGTAATGATGTGGTGGGACAGTTACCACAAAGTTCTTTGCTAGAAGTGATGAACAGTGTTTCATCACAAGTCTGGTCTCGATCTGTCCGTAGTCAAAGAACTTAGCCACAGGACAGAAGAGTTAATCACAGAACTAACAACGCCTtgagactagggttgcaaaattccgggaatattcaaagttggtaactttccatgggaattaacgggaataaacaggaatgaATGGGAATTAAAAGGaataaacttgaaatgttgagggtaatttatactaactgtatttaccttgtcatatacagacataaatatgaacattttgttgtgtcataggctgatttgagccctgaggaaactttgggcacttgactatatgcttctgcatcgttgtgtcattcttaacataggtctttgcacagtatttgcaaatgtacacagcctttccttctacattggatgaggtgaaatgtctccacacatgagagagtgcacgtggcattgttctgtagaataagatgagaaaaaagtttgtaaaaaaacactaatgcaatgccagagatataaatagttagccaaacaattggaatcgtctgtaaacatattttacaattgatggataaatgaatggaaatagtctagatgaacagatgaacaatcctcaatcagcatgctaatatattttcccagtaatatcatggaaacttacctgactagtccttcactctacagcaggcctcagtagccctgctgtagagtgaagcatgctgggagttatctgtgcatgtgatggaagaatgcacagtggagggttgaaactcaacgttccatacatctttaaaatagagttttgaatcatgtttttatggctcggcgtttaatttgcgtagtttttttttttttttaattcctatttgctaaacttcccatggaaagtttctggaaagtttccggtaaatttctcaACCCTACTTGAGACTGAAGGAATGGGTCAATATGTAAGTTACTGTTGAGGTGTCTTGACTCCTCTGCTCTGTTTATCCTCTCAGCTTCAGCTCCAGCCAGCACAGACGATGCGTGGGGGtcacctgcccccccctcgGCCTCCTCACCAGCCAGTGACCCCTTCGGAGATGGAGCATCCAAAGCCGATGACCCCTGGGGTAAATCAAGCAATGCAACTAGCAACGCCACAGGTAAAACACAATTCACCCTTTCACACGCTACCGATCCATTACTCATCATCTGCTTTGTATTCAGTAAGAAACTCTTCTGATTAAAACCACTAAACCTTTGTGTTGGTAAATTTACACCTAATTGTAATCGTCATAGTCCAGCTGCTCGGCTGAGACGGGAAACTCTTAAAAACTGAACTCTGTGTctacatctgtttgtgtgtgaatccaTCTCATCTCTATGGGGTCccgtttgtaaagcagctcacgctgaaaataacagcaacattttgtcacatttagcttcaaaccatgtttaaaaaactggtgtgaatttttgagagtcacttttttgcacatttacaacaatatttgtcaacttagagatattttaaatatttaaatccaaatgttaaatgttacacttaaatgttaaatctaaatgctaaaccTAAaggttaaatttaaatataaatcttaatgttaaatttaaatctaaatgttaaatctaaatgttaaatttaaatgtttcgggtgaaactaaatatttaactaatatgcaaattcaaatgcaggTAACATGAAGTAACAAACTAAAAGctcccccttgtggctggctatAGTGgctataggtcataaatcctgcatccttcataaaagtgacactaaaaactcaaaatactcttcaaataaagtttctccaaacgtgtttgttattttatgtagttaATATCACGATAATCCATGTCCAAGACTAGTCCATTACCCCGGATAAGATTTATTCGTTAT
This is a stretch of genomic DNA from Limanda limanda chromosome 19, fLimLim1.1, whole genome shotgun sequence. It encodes these proteins:
- the necap1 gene encoding adaptin ear-binding coat-associated protein 1; protein product: MAAEGEYESILCVKPEVHVYRIPPRASNRAYRAADWKLDAPDWSGRMRITAKGKVAYIKLEDKISGELFAQAPVEEYPGVTVETVSDSSRYFVLRIQDDNGRSAFIGVGFGDRGDAFDFNVSLQDHFKWVKQEIELRKSSQLGDSGPKLDLGFKEGQTITLNIGQGKKRDKPRPLSSGGFGLLPPPPGGKIAPPPPSGSSNHNSVPQTGDTATGCLLELDSSNCNTVVQSNPSSDVWGDFSAPASSVPTASQPQNSPDWIQF
- the LOC133025576 gene encoding epsin-1-like — encoded protein: MTSSMLRRQLKNLVQNYSEAEVKVREATSNDPWGPSSTQMADLSDLTYNVVACNEIMTMLWKRLKDDKNWRHIHKSLTLLEYLLKTGDDRVLLKMKDSIYIVKALTEYRFVEKDGKDQGGTVREKAKVVLVLMEDDEKLKEERDFAVKTREKTSKGAGASSSDVVKDPSYTPCYVAGASGLPSLDNIPSVADLTASFTARKEERIRQETEKKETERRAKLSDDELKWEDAGKDTNVKVVARKEEKEAKEEKEEVKPGPWGAPKEPKEATDPWGKPTTPDTPEKAASSDPWGGSTEADDQFAAPKTDEDPFAAPKNGEDPFVASPDEQYPFNATEDEKDQFAAKKDKADPFSSSNKDPFNAPKDDPFNAPKDDPFNAPKDDPFNAPKDDPFNAPKDDPFNAPKDDPFNAPKDDPFNSPKDDPFNAPKDDPFNSPKDDPFNSAKDDPFNSPKDDPFNAPKDDPFNSPKDDPFNSPKDDPFNSPKDDPFNSPKDDPFNATKDDPFNAPKDDPFNAPKDDPFNAPKDDPFNASKDDPFTAPASTPPKEDPFSAPPKPAQEDRFAAPTAPPKEDPFSAPSKPPEADPFGSPATTTTPPQEDSFSASSQPTKDDTFSAPTTPPKEDPFPSSAPKNDASDPFGSPAATSPQESAAAWGGLASSPPATVSDPWETPSTPKEANSGDPWGDDATVTSATSNSDPFGDASQPDNDPWGAPASAPASTDDAWGSPAPPSASSPASDPFGDGASKADDPWGKSSNATSNATGKRTMHKEETHRKTAHFLGSAGASLVDLDDLCSSNASQPPPTNAPAAHTQAIGLFTALSSGPGLRSGGVSLPETSPLPWIPFGAPMRAQPPCGGVGAVQAGRPGGNPWAAPPVLATGMGQSSFFGGNLHSGGGLSGGSTPPPAGGVTLLSEAGGEHNNPFLF